One region of Synechococcus elongatus PCC 11801 genomic DNA includes:
- a CDS encoding peptidylprolyl isomerase — MTLASSQKPFRLVVGDREVQESDLAALLQKHQLLAELVKRIRFEQVLQGMDVQPDALEQECQAWCVQNRITPQQLPQLLAHQKISLEQWKASVENRLRLRLFQDREFGHRVENHFLKRKSQLDLVSYSLLRHSDGNLIQELYQQILHEEASFEELATQFSQGHEAKTGGKLGPVPLSQPHPALAEILRTAQLGQVLPPCTLESYWLIIRLDQLQPVAFNETIRQQMLQELFDEWLGAEVQHALNAL; from the coding sequence ATGACCTTAGCGTCTTCTCAAAAACCTTTTCGGCTTGTGGTGGGCGATCGCGAGGTTCAAGAAAGCGACTTAGCCGCCCTACTCCAAAAGCATCAACTGCTGGCAGAGTTAGTTAAGCGCATCCGTTTTGAGCAAGTACTGCAGGGTATGGACGTTCAGCCAGATGCCCTCGAGCAGGAATGTCAGGCTTGGTGTGTTCAGAATCGAATTACTCCGCAGCAGCTGCCACAACTCTTGGCGCATCAAAAGATTTCGCTTGAACAATGGAAGGCATCAGTCGAAAATCGACTGCGGCTCCGTCTTTTCCAAGATCGTGAATTTGGCCATCGTGTCGAAAATCACTTTCTCAAACGCAAGAGTCAGCTAGACCTTGTGAGCTACTCCCTGCTGCGCCATTCTGATGGGAATCTCATTCAGGAGCTCTATCAACAGATCCTGCATGAGGAAGCTAGTTTTGAAGAGCTAGCAACTCAATTTTCGCAGGGCCATGAAGCCAAAACCGGTGGCAAACTAGGGCCTGTGCCGCTCAGTCAGCCTCATCCAGCTCTCGCTGAAATTCTGCGTACTGCTCAGCTAGGGCAAGTCCTTCCACCCTGTACTCTCGAATCTTACTGGCTCATTATTCGCCTCGATCAACTCCAACCAGTTGCGTTTAATGAAACGATTCGCCAGCAGATGTTGCAGGAATTGTTCGATGAATGGTTAGGTGCTGAAGTTCAGCATGCTTTAAACGCCCTGTAA
- the acsF gene encoding magnesium-protoporphyrin IX monomethyl ester (oxidative) cyclase, with product MVDSLQKPELEELRPGIKAPAKETILTPRFYTTDFEAMAKMDLSPNEDELRAILEEFRADYNRKHFVRTPEFDGSADDMDPETKKVFVEFLEQSCTSEFSGFLLYKELSRRIKNRNPLLAECFELMARDEARHAGFLNKSMSDFNLQLDLGFLTANKKYTYFKPAYIFYATYLSEKIGYWRYITIFRHLEQHPEYRIYPIFKFFENWCQDENRHGDFFDALMKAQPSTVRGFIAKLWCRFFLLAVFATMYIRDVQRKEFYEALGLDAREYDRLVIAKTNETSARVFPVVLDVDHPKFYDRLETCINNNNQLAAIEATQAPKPVKVLRKLPYYLSNGLQLLKLYLIKPLESEKFQPAVR from the coding sequence ATGGTTGATTCCCTCCAAAAACCCGAACTCGAAGAATTGCGTCCGGGCATTAAGGCTCCTGCCAAAGAGACGATCCTGACGCCTCGCTTCTACACCACCGATTTTGAAGCGATGGCCAAGATGGATCTCTCACCCAACGAGGATGAACTGCGGGCCATCTTGGAGGAGTTCCGCGCTGATTACAACCGCAAGCACTTCGTCCGCACGCCGGAATTTGACGGCTCGGCTGACGACATGGATCCGGAAACTAAAAAGGTTTTCGTGGAATTCCTCGAGCAGTCTTGCACTTCGGAGTTCTCTGGCTTCTTGCTCTACAAAGAGCTGAGCCGTCGCATCAAAAACCGCAACCCGCTGTTGGCGGAATGCTTTGAGTTGATGGCCCGCGACGAAGCCCGTCACGCAGGCTTCCTCAATAAGTCGATGAGCGACTTCAACCTGCAGCTCGACCTCGGCTTCTTGACGGCTAACAAGAAGTACACCTACTTCAAACCGGCTTATATCTTCTATGCCACTTACCTGAGCGAGAAGATTGGCTACTGGCGCTACATCACGATTTTCCGTCACCTCGAACAGCACCCGGAATATCGGATCTACCCGATCTTTAAGTTCTTCGAGAACTGGTGCCAAGACGAAAATCGTCACGGTGACTTCTTCGATGCCTTGATGAAGGCACAGCCTTCGACCGTGCGCGGTTTTATCGCCAAGCTTTGGTGCCGCTTCTTCCTTCTGGCTGTCTTTGCAACGATGTACATCCGCGACGTCCAGCGCAAAGAGTTCTACGAAGCACTCGGTCTGGATGCCCGTGAGTACGATCGCCTTGTGATCGCTAAGACGAACGAGACTTCGGCTCGCGTCTTCCCGGTTGTTCTCGATGTCGATCATCCCAAGTTCTACGATCGCCTCGAAACTTGCATCAACAACAACAACCAGTTGGCTGCGATCGAGGCTACCCAGGCACCCAAGCCGGTTAAAGTGCTGCGCAAGCTGCCTTACTACCTCTCTAATGGCCTGCAGCTTCTGAAGCTCTACCTGATCAAGCCTCTAGAGTCTGAGAAATTCCAGCCAGCAGTGCGCTAG
- a CDS encoding DUF2996 domain-containing protein, with amino-acid sequence MPEEQTATPPAQPAAKKAKPPALEDKPFQEFVQVDLLPAVRQALSDRGLADLDLQFVEAPLPVVGDRCWQLQGSWANGQRRFLLGFTEENLTAPKVFTLADGKAAPATLEAFLGDERKITLPLLLNRILSRLDGQKWLEQN; translated from the coding sequence ATGCCTGAAGAACAAACTGCAACTCCCCCAGCTCAACCTGCAGCCAAGAAAGCCAAGCCTCCAGCCTTGGAAGACAAACCGTTCCAAGAGTTTGTCCAAGTCGATCTGCTGCCTGCTGTCCGTCAAGCCCTCAGCGATCGGGGCCTTGCCGACTTAGACCTGCAATTTGTTGAAGCCCCTTTGCCTGTCGTGGGCGATCGCTGCTGGCAACTGCAAGGCTCTTGGGCCAACGGTCAACGGCGGTTCTTGCTGGGATTCACTGAAGAAAACCTAACCGCGCCTAAGGTGTTTACCTTGGCGGACGGCAAAGCTGCCCCGGCAACCCTAGAAGCCTTTTTGGGTGATGAGCGCAAGATCACTTTGCCTTTGCTCCTCAACCGCATCCTCTCGCGTCTCGATGGTCAAAAATGGCTCGAGCAAAATTAA
- a CDS encoding flavin prenyltransferase UbiX produces MSVTPSQPLVLGVSGASGMIYAVRALRHLLLADLAVDLVASRAAAEVWRSESHIPFPSAPELQEKFWREQAGVPDRGQLVCHRSSNVGARIASGSFRTRGMVILPCSMSTVGKLASGVGSDLLERAADVHLKEGRCLAIVPRETPFNLIHLRNLTTLAEAGARIVPAIPAWYHQPQTIEDLVDFVVARVLDCFGLDCVPLNRWQGNVDQAED; encoded by the coding sequence GTGAGTGTCACTCCTTCCCAGCCCCTCGTCCTTGGAGTGAGTGGTGCATCGGGCATGATCTACGCGGTTCGTGCCCTGCGCCATCTGCTCTTGGCGGATCTGGCGGTTGATTTAGTGGCGTCGCGGGCAGCGGCTGAAGTCTGGCGATCGGAGTCCCACATTCCTTTCCCCTCGGCTCCCGAGCTGCAGGAGAAATTCTGGCGAGAACAGGCCGGTGTGCCCGATCGCGGTCAACTGGTTTGTCATCGCAGCAGTAATGTTGGTGCTCGCATTGCCAGCGGTTCTTTCCGAACGCGGGGCATGGTCATCCTGCCCTGCAGCATGAGTACCGTCGGTAAGTTGGCCTCGGGGGTGGGTAGCGATCTGCTGGAGCGGGCAGCTGATGTCCACCTCAAGGAAGGGCGCTGCTTGGCGATCGTCCCAAGGGAGACGCCCTTCAACCTGATTCATCTGCGCAATCTCACGACCTTGGCAGAGGCTGGGGCGCGGATCGTACCGGCGATTCCAGCTTGGTACCATCAACCACAAACCATCGAAGATCTGGTGGATTTTGTTGTGGCACGGGTCTTAGATTGCTTTGGGTTGGACTGTGTTCCACTCAATCGTTGGCAGGGCAACGTCGATCAAGCCGAGGACTGA
- a CDS encoding ribonuclease R family protein has product MNFSIATLLTQFSEGKFVAPKQLEKKLGCEDEDKSRKLQIVLDALERLGLLTKDRGKYRRNEENEWVEARLRCSSKGFCFAIQDAEDAEDIYIREHQLNHAWNGDRVLVNVLREGSRRRSPEGEVKLILERANSSVLARITEKSEGEGFRAVPLDDRLLCELDLESNGLDLAANRDYLASVAVQRYPLAQLPPVGKVTQILGSDPESASPVDLIRCKHNLPSDLSEVAIATVVSLPSAPESDPIQDRLDLRQSFTLAIASDPAHPLDAALSIQSDASGGWQVIVHTVEVASSIPLQSDLDLEAQRQGIDLHLGETALPLLPPVFTQGLGRFVVGDDRRAVSLLIRVDATGVVQDYELQPSLVQLKQVLSPAEATDLLADSKAAGEAVETLKQLQAIADRWRTQRRERGGFELTVTQTTGNDEGVLGVVLRSPAIVGAVQEILIQANRLVTEHLQALELPVLYVGQRSPDLGSIQDLQRLAAGLGLAIEVDENETELNRLALQQLSDATQTSELANLLDHLLLQTFKPSFYSTQPVAHFNLGLETYGHFVAPSQRYADLWVQRVLLALFQQGRDRRSSRSKEGVNIRHSGSHGQINWSVLPPEVQTELETDLKLLAQQLSEAEKRAIEASVDFQGLKKAAAAKACIGQTFAGVIRGVQSYGFFVQIEALQVEGLVHVSSLKDDWYEYRSRQQRLIGRKNRRQFGLGDRVEVEIRNVDYYRQQIDLGVLPLPEVPPVTPDREPMEML; this is encoded by the coding sequence ATGAACTTCTCGATTGCCACGCTTCTGACTCAGTTCAGTGAAGGAAAGTTTGTTGCCCCTAAACAGCTAGAGAAAAAACTGGGCTGCGAAGACGAGGACAAGAGCCGCAAACTACAAATCGTCTTAGATGCCCTCGAACGTTTGGGCTTGCTGACCAAGGATCGGGGTAAGTATCGGCGCAATGAAGAGAACGAGTGGGTGGAAGCTCGGTTGCGCTGCTCGAGCAAAGGCTTTTGCTTCGCGATTCAAGATGCGGAGGATGCAGAGGATATCTACATCCGTGAGCATCAGCTCAACCATGCTTGGAATGGCGATCGCGTGCTGGTCAATGTCCTGCGCGAGGGCAGTCGGCGGCGCAGTCCTGAGGGCGAAGTCAAGCTAATCCTCGAGCGGGCTAACAGCAGTGTCCTCGCTCGCATTACTGAGAAGTCTGAAGGCGAAGGGTTCCGCGCTGTGCCCTTGGACGATCGCCTGCTCTGCGAGCTCGATTTGGAGAGTAATGGTCTCGATTTGGCGGCTAATCGGGACTACCTGGCCAGCGTGGCTGTTCAGCGCTATCCCCTAGCGCAACTGCCGCCAGTCGGTAAGGTGACTCAGATTTTGGGCAGCGACCCCGAGTCGGCCTCGCCGGTTGATTTAATTCGCTGCAAGCATAATCTGCCTTCTGACTTGAGTGAGGTGGCGATCGCAACGGTCGTTAGTCTCCCGAGTGCTCCCGAGTCTGACCCGATTCAAGATCGTTTGGATCTCCGCCAGTCTTTCACTTTGGCGATCGCCTCTGATCCAGCCCATCCGCTCGATGCGGCGCTCAGTATCCAGTCGGATGCTTCAGGCGGCTGGCAAGTCATCGTCCACACCGTAGAGGTGGCCAGTTCGATACCGCTTCAGTCGGATCTCGACCTTGAAGCCCAGCGGCAGGGTATCGATCTGCATCTTGGTGAAACGGCACTGCCCTTGCTACCGCCAGTCTTCACCCAAGGATTGGGCCGGTTTGTTGTGGGCGACGACCGACGGGCTGTCTCCTTGCTGATCCGAGTCGATGCAACGGGCGTCGTACAGGACTATGAGCTGCAACCGAGTCTGGTGCAGCTGAAGCAAGTGCTGTCTCCGGCGGAAGCAACGGATCTGCTGGCTGATAGTAAAGCAGCGGGGGAAGCGGTCGAAACGCTCAAGCAACTGCAGGCGATCGCTGACCGTTGGCGAACCCAACGACGTGAACGGGGCGGCTTTGAACTGACGGTCACGCAGACGACTGGGAATGACGAAGGTGTTCTAGGCGTGGTGTTGCGATCGCCCGCGATCGTGGGAGCCGTTCAGGAAATCCTGATTCAAGCCAATCGCTTGGTCACAGAGCATTTGCAGGCTCTGGAACTACCCGTGCTCTACGTTGGCCAGCGATCGCCAGATCTGGGTAGCATTCAGGATCTGCAGCGGCTGGCGGCTGGTTTAGGACTGGCGATCGAAGTCGATGAGAACGAGACGGAGCTGAACCGTCTTGCACTGCAGCAATTGAGCGATGCCACGCAAACCTCAGAACTTGCCAACTTGCTCGATCATCTGCTGCTGCAAACCTTCAAACCGAGCTTCTACAGCACGCAGCCAGTAGCCCACTTCAACCTTGGGCTGGAAACCTACGGTCATTTCGTGGCGCCCAGCCAACGCTATGCGGACCTTTGGGTGCAGCGGGTGCTGCTGGCTCTGTTCCAACAAGGGCGCGATCGCCGCTCCAGCCGCAGCAAGGAAGGCGTCAATATCCGCCACAGCGGTAGTCATGGCCAAATTAACTGGAGTGTTCTGCCTCCTGAAGTCCAAACAGAACTGGAAACCGATTTGAAGCTGCTGGCCCAACAGCTCAGCGAGGCGGAGAAACGAGCCATTGAGGCCAGTGTTGATTTCCAAGGCCTGAAAAAGGCAGCCGCCGCCAAAGCCTGTATCGGTCAGACCTTTGCTGGTGTGATTCGGGGTGTTCAGTCCTACGGCTTCTTTGTCCAAATTGAAGCCCTGCAAGTTGAGGGACTCGTTCACGTCAGTTCCCTTAAAGATGACTGGTACGAATATCGTTCGCGCCAGCAGCGCTTGATTGGGCGTAAGAATCGGCGCCAGTTTGGCCTAGGCGATCGCGTCGAGGTGGAAATTCGCAATGTCGATTACTACCGCCAGCAAATTGATCTTGGGGTGTTGCCGTTGCCGGAAGTTCCGCCAGTGACGCCTGATCGCGAACCCATGGAAATGCTGTGA
- the phoU gene encoding phosphate signaling complex protein PhoU — protein MFHSTFEGLPATRTRFMKQVKDVQQDILRMGALVENSCWLARQALVERDLSAPDQIDQQDQVIDALYRKIEQDCLSLVALQSPVSRDLRILSAFMQIVRDLERIGDYAENLGEIAVRLFALAPHPIIEPVGLMLERSRSMLAMSLAAIANIDAELGRAIKDKDDAVDADFDALYERLVHDSQAQFNLEATVLLVLVIRHIERMADHATNVGQRICFIQSGRMPN, from the coding sequence ATGTTCCACAGCACCTTTGAGGGCTTGCCAGCGACCCGCACCCGCTTTATGAAGCAGGTGAAGGATGTTCAGCAGGACATTTTGCGGATGGGGGCATTGGTCGAAAACTCCTGCTGGCTCGCTCGACAAGCCCTCGTGGAGCGAGATTTATCGGCGCCTGATCAAATCGATCAGCAAGATCAGGTGATCGATGCGCTCTACCGCAAGATTGAGCAAGATTGTCTCAGCTTGGTGGCCCTGCAGTCCCCGGTTAGTCGCGATCTGCGCATTCTCAGCGCTTTTATGCAGATCGTCCGTGACCTCGAGCGGATTGGTGACTACGCTGAAAATTTGGGCGAAATTGCAGTGCGACTGTTTGCCCTTGCCCCCCATCCAATCATCGAGCCGGTTGGGTTGATGCTGGAGCGATCGCGATCGATGTTGGCCATGAGCTTGGCGGCGATTGCCAATATCGACGCTGAGCTAGGACGGGCGATTAAAGACAAAGACGATGCCGTCGATGCTGACTTTGATGCTCTCTACGAGCGCCTGGTCCATGACTCTCAGGCACAGTTCAACCTAGAAGCAACTGTCTTGCTTGTCTTAGTGATCCGCCATATCGAACGGATGGCCGACCATGCAACGAACGTTGGGCAGCGCATTTGCTTCATCCAGAGCGGTCGGATGCCCAACTAA
- the psaM gene encoding photosystem I reaction center subunit XII — protein MTDTQVFVALLLALVPAILAYRLGTELYR, from the coding sequence ATGACTGATACGCAAGTCTTCGTCGCCCTACTCCTTGCCCTCGTACCAGCTATCTTGGCCTACCGTTTAGGTACTGAACTCTATCGCTAA
- a CDS encoding ATP-binding protein → MTVPEATWEQVSFASTLHLEPILSALLRRVPARHRSELHLGLQEALVNAVKHGNCSDPSKLITVQYTRSGAHHWWVITDQGCGFGDCPPLSDRHTCQLPDSSWESGRGLYILRQVFDQVIWNETGNQLKLCRYLPHPLLAWQPKPEQVLLRWAIS, encoded by the coding sequence GTGACAGTACCAGAAGCGACTTGGGAGCAAGTGAGTTTTGCTTCTACCTTGCATTTAGAGCCGATCTTGTCTGCCTTGCTACGTCGAGTCCCTGCCCGCCATCGTTCCGAGTTACATCTAGGGTTGCAAGAAGCCCTCGTCAATGCGGTCAAACACGGCAACTGTTCTGACCCCAGCAAATTAATTACCGTGCAATATACGCGATCGGGAGCCCATCACTGGTGGGTGATTACCGACCAAGGCTGCGGATTTGGTGATTGCCCACCTTTGAGCGATCGCCACACCTGTCAACTGCCCGATAGTAGTTGGGAATCAGGGCGAGGGCTCTATATCCTCCGACAGGTCTTTGATCAAGTGATTTGGAACGAGACTGGTAACCAGCTCAAGCTTTGCCGCTATCTACCCCATCCGCTCTTGGCTTGGCAGCCGAAGCCTGAACAGGTCCTGCTGCGCTGGGCAATTTCTTGA
- a CDS encoding DUF6439 family protein — protein MTTSPLQSPASQALREVDTIAIAQVLLERLALTDDQWHRYKNNRPVRAREQAAAAILALLQDRQDDAQAHLQQALGLLDRSITPPPCPTHQR, from the coding sequence ATGACGACTTCTCCTCTGCAAAGTCCGGCTAGCCAAGCCCTGCGCGAAGTCGACACGATCGCGATCGCCCAAGTTCTCCTGGAACGGCTCGCCCTGACAGACGACCAGTGGCATCGCTACAAAAACAATCGTCCGGTCCGCGCTCGCGAACAAGCTGCCGCTGCAATTCTGGCCCTTTTGCAAGATCGTCAGGACGATGCCCAAGCTCATCTGCAACAGGCATTAGGGCTGCTCGATCGCAGCATTACACCGCCGCCTTGCCCTACCCATCAACGCTAA
- the menD gene encoding 2-succinyl-5-enolpyruvyl-6-hydroxy-3-cyclohexene-1-carboxylic-acid synthase → MGQAAAVTMPIDPRNFNTLWASVLAESFVQLGLQTVVICPGSRSAPLAIAFAEHPAIEAIPILDERSAGFFALGRARASHRPVALLCSSGTAGANFYPAVIEAKESGVPLLVITADRPPELRQCHAGQAIDQLKLFGSYPLWQAELALPALDLELLRYLRQTVQQAWQQALRGGPVHLNQPLREPLAPIADPTTQTWLAQQWPGEDFFAELLTAVPTPQIHQPLPPLPAQGLITVGPIAPEDPAAFTQAIARLSRHLGWPVLSDAVTPLRQFADDCPLLISGYDFILRQSHWRATLKPEAVLQVGELPTSKELRLWLAEQTCPRWIVAPRPENFDPLHGSSHHLPVAVEAIPIPAAIAPPNPYSQQWQQAETAVQTAIAQHLAAVPDLTEPLIARLLSQHLPDQTPIFVANSTPIRDLEWFWLANNKQRSLYCNRGANGIDGTLSTAIGIAHQNRPSVLITGDLSLLHDSNGFLQRSRLQGHLTVVLIDNSGGGIFELLPIRDCGPSFEPFVATPQSVDFAVLCQAYGVEYQAIATEQELIKSIQTLPTTGIRVLHLLTNRRHNAAWRRALFTELAAIPSGD, encoded by the coding sequence ATGGGGCAAGCTGCTGCTGTCACCATGCCGATCGACCCTCGCAATTTCAACACTCTCTGGGCCTCCGTGTTAGCGGAGAGCTTTGTGCAGCTGGGTCTGCAAACGGTGGTGATTTGCCCAGGTTCCCGATCTGCTCCCTTGGCGATCGCCTTTGCCGAGCATCCAGCGATCGAGGCCATTCCCATCTTGGATGAGCGATCAGCAGGCTTTTTTGCCTTAGGGCGTGCCCGCGCTAGCCACCGTCCCGTGGCACTGCTCTGCTCATCGGGAACAGCGGGTGCCAATTTCTACCCAGCGGTGATTGAAGCAAAAGAAAGTGGTGTCCCCCTGCTCGTGATCACTGCCGATCGCCCGCCTGAACTCCGCCAGTGTCATGCCGGTCAAGCGATCGATCAGCTCAAGTTATTTGGCAGCTATCCCCTCTGGCAAGCCGAGCTCGCATTACCAGCTCTAGATCTGGAGCTGCTGCGTTACCTGCGGCAAACCGTCCAGCAAGCTTGGCAACAGGCGCTGAGGGGTGGGCCTGTCCATCTCAATCAACCCCTTCGAGAGCCTCTTGCCCCGATCGCTGATCCCACGACCCAGACTTGGCTGGCGCAACAGTGGCCCGGCGAAGATTTTTTTGCGGAATTGCTGACAGCAGTACCGACCCCGCAGATTCACCAACCGCTACCGCCGCTACCAGCGCAGGGGCTGATTACCGTCGGCCCGATCGCTCCAGAAGATCCCGCTGCTTTTACGCAGGCGATCGCCCGTCTTTCACGGCATCTCGGCTGGCCGGTGCTTAGTGATGCAGTGACGCCCTTGCGTCAGTTTGCAGATGACTGCCCCTTACTGATCAGTGGCTACGACTTCATCCTGCGGCAGTCACACTGGCGGGCAACGCTAAAGCCGGAGGCAGTGCTACAAGTCGGTGAATTGCCAACCAGTAAGGAATTACGGCTGTGGCTGGCTGAGCAGACCTGTCCGCGCTGGATTGTGGCACCCCGCCCAGAGAACTTTGATCCACTACACGGATCTAGTCACCATCTCCCGGTGGCAGTAGAAGCGATCCCCATTCCCGCTGCGATCGCACCTCCGAATCCCTACAGTCAGCAGTGGCAGCAAGCAGAGACAGCCGTTCAGACTGCGATCGCTCAGCATTTGGCGGCAGTGCCGGACTTGACCGAGCCCCTGATTGCCCGCCTCCTCAGTCAGCATCTACCTGACCAAACGCCAATTTTTGTGGCCAACAGCACCCCGATTCGTGATTTGGAGTGGTTCTGGTTGGCTAACAACAAGCAGCGATCGCTCTACTGCAATCGAGGTGCCAATGGCATCGATGGCACGCTGTCCACAGCGATTGGGATTGCTCATCAAAATCGCCCCAGCGTCTTAATCACCGGTGATCTTTCGCTCTTGCACGACAGCAATGGCTTTCTGCAGCGATCGCGCCTCCAGGGCCACCTCACAGTGGTGCTGATCGATAATTCGGGCGGCGGCATCTTTGAATTGCTGCCGATTCGTGACTGTGGACCGAGCTTTGAGCCGTTTGTGGCAACACCACAGTCCGTGGACTTTGCTGTGCTTTGCCAAGCCTATGGCGTCGAGTATCAGGCGATCGCCACAGAGCAGGAGCTGATCAAGTCCATCCAAACCCTCCCGACAACGGGTATCCGCGTACTGCATCTGTTGACTAACCGCCGTCACAATGCAGCTTGGCGGCGTGCCTTATTTACCGAGCTTGCAGCGATCCCCAGTGGGGACTGA
- the argC gene encoding N-acetyl-gamma-glutamyl-phosphate reductase, with protein MHESSRLPVGIIGASGYGGVQLVRLLQDHPRLEIAYLGGDSSAGKSFADLYPHLGPHLNLTIEAIDIDRIAERCAAVFLSLPNGLAYDLAPALLERGCKVLDLSADYRFHDLKTYERWYGGDRQDSAIAQSAVYGLPELYRNRIANAQLIGCPGCYPTASLLALAPVLKQGLIDPDTIVIDAKSGTSGAGRQAKTNALLAEAGNSVGAYGVARHRHTPEIEQICADLSGHEVLLQFTPHLMPMVRGIHSTIYAKLRDPNLTTEDCLTVYQAFYRNSPMVKVLAHGTYPQTKWASGTNLCYLGLEVDARTGRIVLLSAIDNLIKGQAGQAIQCLNLMQGWEEGLGLPTLCYYP; from the coding sequence ATGCACGAGTCTTCCCGTCTTCCCGTCGGCATTATTGGCGCTTCAGGCTATGGCGGTGTTCAGCTTGTCCGGCTGTTGCAGGATCATCCGCGTCTAGAAATCGCCTATCTCGGAGGCGACAGCAGCGCGGGTAAAAGTTTTGCGGATCTCTATCCCCACCTGGGGCCGCACCTCAACTTGACGATTGAAGCGATCGATATTGACCGCATTGCTGAGCGTTGTGCAGCGGTTTTCCTCTCACTTCCCAACGGTCTGGCCTACGACTTGGCTCCGGCTTTGCTGGAACGAGGCTGCAAGGTCTTAGATTTGTCCGCCGACTATCGCTTTCACGATCTCAAAACCTATGAGCGCTGGTACGGTGGCGATCGCCAGGACAGCGCGATTGCCCAATCTGCTGTCTATGGCTTGCCGGAGCTGTACCGCAATCGCATTGCCAACGCCCAGTTGATTGGTTGCCCGGGCTGCTATCCGACTGCCAGCCTGTTGGCGCTGGCGCCGGTGCTCAAGCAGGGCTTGATCGACCCTGACACGATTGTGATTGATGCCAAGTCAGGCACTTCGGGCGCTGGACGCCAAGCGAAGACCAATGCGCTTTTAGCTGAGGCTGGGAATTCGGTGGGCGCCTATGGTGTTGCACGGCACCGTCACACGCCCGAGATTGAACAGATCTGTGCGGATCTGAGCGGTCATGAGGTGCTGCTCCAGTTCACGCCTCACTTGATGCCGATGGTGCGAGGGATTCACTCCACCATCTACGCCAAGCTCCGCGATCCCAACCTGACAACAGAGGACTGCCTGACGGTCTATCAGGCTTTCTATCGCAATTCACCGATGGTCAAGGTGCTGGCTCATGGCACCTACCCACAAACCAAGTGGGCTTCGGGAACAAACCTTTGTTACCTCGGCTTAGAAGTTGATGCTCGGACAGGGCGAATCGTGCTGCTTTCAGCGATCGATAACCTGATCAAGGGACAAGCAGGTCAGGCAATTCAATGCCTGAACTTGATGCAGGGCTGGGAAGAAGGTTTAGGTTTGCCCACCCTCTGCTACTACCCCTAG